Proteins encoded by one window of Xanthomonas sp. DAR 80977:
- a CDS encoding tryptophan halogenase family protein, translated as MIAAPLRNLVIVGGGTAGWMAAAALARVLGPDYRITLIESEQIGIVGVGEATVPHIKAFNNLLGINEAEFVRQTQGSFKLGIEFVDWHRPGTSYIHGFGTEIGHPLGLLPFQQYWIKQALAGKAKPLGAYTLNTVAAKRGKFMTSASDAPPNSPLSNIAYAYHFDASLYAAFLRRFSEQRGVTRREGIVEEVQLHPESGDVVSVRLASGEVIGGDLFIDCSGFRGLLIEQALHTGYHDFSHWLPCDRALAVPCAKVGPPTPYTRATARAAGWQWRIPLQHRTGNGYVYSSAHLSDDEAAATLLANLDGPALADPRPLRFLTGRRKQVWNRNVVALGLASGFMEPLESTSIHLIQSGISKLLELFPREGISPVLVQRYNDRIAFEFDRIRDFLVLHYTATERDDSDFWRQCRSMAITPELQATLDLFRDSGRFYRNGEEMFAEISWVQVMVGQGILPRAYHPLVDQVPAADIERFVASIEQTIGHCVDAMPPHQAFIDRYCAAAPL; from the coding sequence ATGATCGCCGCCCCTCTCCGCAACCTGGTCATCGTCGGCGGCGGCACCGCCGGCTGGATGGCCGCCGCCGCGCTGGCGCGCGTGCTGGGCCCGGACTACCGCATCACCCTGATCGAATCCGAACAGATCGGCATCGTCGGCGTCGGCGAGGCCACCGTGCCGCACATCAAGGCCTTCAACAACCTGCTCGGCATCAACGAGGCCGAGTTCGTGCGCCAGACCCAGGGCAGCTTCAAGCTCGGCATCGAGTTCGTCGACTGGCACCGGCCGGGCACGTCCTACATCCACGGCTTCGGCACCGAGATCGGGCATCCGCTCGGGCTGCTGCCGTTCCAGCAGTACTGGATCAAGCAGGCGCTGGCCGGCAAGGCCAAGCCGCTGGGCGCCTACACGCTCAACACCGTCGCCGCCAAGCGCGGCAAGTTCATGACCTCGGCCAGCGATGCGCCGCCCAACTCGCCGCTGTCCAACATCGCCTACGCCTACCATTTCGACGCCTCGCTGTACGCGGCGTTCCTGCGCCGTTTCTCCGAGCAGCGCGGGGTGACCCGGCGCGAAGGCATCGTCGAGGAGGTGCAGCTGCATCCGGAATCGGGCGACGTGGTCTCGGTGCGCTTGGCCTCGGGCGAGGTGATCGGCGGCGACCTGTTCATCGACTGCTCCGGCTTCCGCGGCCTGCTGATCGAGCAGGCGCTGCACACCGGCTACCACGATTTCAGCCACTGGCTGCCGTGCGACCGCGCGCTGGCGGTGCCCTGCGCCAAGGTCGGGCCGCCGACGCCGTACACCCGCGCCACCGCGCGCGCGGCCGGCTGGCAATGGCGCATCCCGCTGCAGCACCGCACCGGCAACGGCTACGTGTATTCCAGCGCGCATCTCAGCGACGACGAGGCCGCAGCCACGCTGCTGGCCAACCTGGACGGCCCGGCGCTGGCCGATCCGCGTCCGCTGCGCTTCCTCACCGGGCGCCGCAAGCAGGTGTGGAACCGCAACGTGGTCGCGCTGGGCCTGGCCAGCGGCTTCATGGAGCCGCTGGAATCGACCAGCATCCACCTGATCCAGTCCGGCATCTCCAAGCTGCTGGAGCTGTTCCCGCGCGAGGGCATCAGCCCGGTGCTGGTGCAGCGCTACAACGACCGCATCGCCTTCGAGTTCGATCGCATCCGCGATTTCCTGGTGCTGCACTACACCGCCACCGAGCGCGACGACAGCGACTTCTGGCGGCAGTGCCGCAGCATGGCGATCACCCCGGAGCTGCAGGCGACGCTGGACCTGTTCCGCGACAGCGGCCGCTTCTACCGCAACGGCGAGGAGATGTTCGCCGAGATCAGCTGGGTGCAGGTGATGGTCGGGCAGGGCATCCTGCCGCGCGCCTACCACCCGCTGGTGGACCAGGTGCCGGCCGCGGACATCGAACGCTTCGTCGCCAGCATCGAGCAGACCATCGGCCATTGCGTGGACGCGATGCCGCCGCACCAGGCCTTCATCGACCGCTATTGCGCGGCCGCGCCGCTGTGA
- a CDS encoding LacI family DNA-binding transcriptional regulator, giving the protein MNPRIAQAPEQRASITIKDVARLANVSVATVSRTMNGHQHVAEPVRARVLEAARTLHYVPHHAARSLSSRRTHTIGVVLPDLHGEFFSELIRGIDTVARERGLHLLVSSYHGEPEEQRLAVRRMPGRVDGLLLMSPYLGTGAEEAADMLPGALPAVLMNCAERIVDAQVLNVDNYGGARAMTRHLLDSGHRRIAFIAGPDDNFDARERLRGYRDELRERCPQVPPRVLPGDFDEASGYRAGQALLQQGQRPDVVFAANDMMALGCLFAFTHAGLRVPDDIALAGFDDVPMARYVHPALTTMRVDIAGFGARAMRLLLAALEPQAAGADAPLSTDIAPQLIVRASSAQRGTAMD; this is encoded by the coding sequence GTGAATCCGCGGATCGCGCAAGCGCCGGAACAGCGCGCCAGCATCACCATCAAGGACGTGGCGCGCCTGGCCAACGTCTCGGTGGCGACGGTGTCGCGCACCATGAACGGCCACCAGCACGTGGCCGAGCCGGTGCGCGCGCGCGTGCTGGAAGCCGCGCGCACCCTGCACTACGTGCCGCACCATGCCGCGCGCAGCCTCAGCAGCCGCCGCACCCACACCATCGGCGTGGTCCTGCCCGACCTGCACGGCGAGTTCTTCTCCGAGCTGATCCGCGGCATCGACACGGTCGCGCGCGAGCGCGGCCTGCACCTGCTGGTGTCCAGCTACCACGGCGAGCCGGAGGAGCAGCGGCTGGCGGTGCGGCGCATGCCCGGGCGCGTGGACGGGCTGCTGCTGATGTCGCCCTACCTGGGCACCGGCGCCGAGGAGGCCGCCGACATGCTGCCCGGCGCGCTGCCGGCGGTGCTGATGAACTGCGCCGAGCGCATCGTCGACGCGCAGGTGCTCAACGTGGACAACTACGGCGGCGCGCGCGCGATGACCCGCCACCTGCTCGACAGCGGCCACCGCCGCATCGCCTTCATCGCCGGGCCGGACGACAACTTCGATGCGCGCGAACGCCTGCGCGGCTACCGCGACGAACTGCGCGAGCGCTGCCCGCAGGTGCCGCCGCGGGTGCTGCCCGGCGACTTCGACGAAGCCTCCGGCTACCGCGCCGGGCAGGCGCTGTTGCAGCAGGGCCAGCGCCCGGACGTGGTGTTCGCGGCCAACGACATGATGGCGCTGGGTTGCCTGTTCGCCTTCACCCACGCCGGCCTGCGCGTGCCCGACGACATCGCCCTGGCCGGCTTCGACGACGTGCCGATGGCGCGCTACGTGCACCCGGCGCTGACCACGATGCGCGTGGACATCGCCGGCTTCGGCGCGCGCGCGATGCGGCTGCTGCTCGCCGCGCTGGAGCCGCAGGCCGCGGGCGCGGATGCGCCGCTTTCCACCGATATCGCCCCGCAATTGATCGTCCGTGCGTCCAGTGCCCAGCGAGGAACCGCCATGGACTGA
- a CDS encoding DinB family protein, producing the protein MDSLESLRLLARYNQWMNERLYAAAATLPGHAVAQDRGAFFGSLLGTLNHLVVADTIWLQRFAKHPAQHPALAEIAAAPTPAALDAVQAATLPALLVRRQALDATIAAWMAQVSAADLDVALHYRNTRGDAYRRRFGDLLLHFFNHQTHHRGQATTLLSQAGAEMGVTDLLALIPQMEME; encoded by the coding sequence GTGGACAGCCTGGAATCGCTGCGGTTGCTCGCCCGTTACAACCAGTGGATGAACGAGCGCCTGTATGCCGCCGCGGCGACGCTGCCGGGGCACGCCGTCGCGCAGGACCGCGGCGCCTTCTTCGGCTCGCTGCTGGGCACGCTCAACCACCTGGTGGTGGCCGACACGATCTGGCTGCAGCGCTTCGCCAAGCATCCGGCGCAGCATCCGGCGCTGGCGGAGATCGCCGCCGCGCCGACGCCCGCCGCGCTGGATGCCGTCCAGGCCGCAACGCTGCCTGCACTGCTGGTACGACGCCAGGCGCTGGACGCGACCATCGCCGCCTGGATGGCGCAGGTGAGCGCGGCGGACCTGGACGTCGCCCTGCATTACCGCAATACCCGCGGCGACGCGTATCGCCGGCGCTTCGGCGATCTGCTGCTGCATTTCTTCAATCACCAGACCCACCACCGCGGCCAGGCCACCACCTTGCTCAGCCAGGCCGGCGCGGAGATGGGAGTGACCGATCTGCTGGCGTTGATTCCGCAGATGGAGATGGAGTGA
- a CDS encoding 5'-nucleotidase, lipoprotein e(P4) family gives MTPIARIALACAVLALSACKPQAPATEAAVPPAAKTADAAVPGDDNLNAVLWMQRSAEYQAVAEQTYRAAADRLDAALKEPNWDALVPEERGNAATGLKPAVVMDVDETVLDNSPYQARLIRNGKEYDELSWDQWVAEKKAKPIPGVVDFAKAATAKGVTVLYVSNRAVHLTDATLANLRSAGLPVADNSVLLGLGTVVKDCEQNGSEKNCRRKLVGQQYRVLMQFGDQLGDFVQVVANTPDGRAQLLQQYHDWFGERWWMLPNPSYGSWEPALFNNDFAQPRAARHQAKRDALELAQ, from the coding sequence ATGACCCCGATCGCCCGCATCGCACTGGCCTGCGCCGTGCTCGCCCTGTCCGCCTGCAAGCCGCAGGCGCCGGCCACCGAGGCCGCGGTGCCGCCCGCCGCCAAGACCGCCGACGCCGCGGTGCCCGGCGACGACAACCTCAACGCGGTGCTGTGGATGCAGCGCTCGGCCGAATACCAGGCCGTGGCCGAGCAGACCTACCGCGCCGCCGCCGACCGCCTGGATGCGGCGCTGAAGGAGCCGAACTGGGACGCGCTGGTGCCGGAGGAGCGCGGCAATGCCGCCACCGGGCTGAAGCCGGCGGTGGTGATGGACGTGGACGAGACGGTGCTGGACAACTCGCCGTACCAGGCGCGGCTGATCCGCAACGGCAAGGAGTACGACGAGCTCAGCTGGGACCAGTGGGTGGCCGAGAAGAAGGCCAAGCCGATCCCCGGCGTGGTCGATTTCGCCAAGGCGGCCACCGCCAAGGGCGTCACCGTGCTGTACGTGTCCAACCGCGCGGTGCACCTGACCGACGCGACCCTGGCCAACCTGCGCAGCGCCGGCCTGCCGGTGGCCGACAACAGCGTGCTGCTGGGCCTGGGCACGGTGGTCAAGGACTGCGAGCAGAACGGCTCGGAGAAGAACTGCCGGCGCAAGCTGGTCGGCCAGCAGTACCGGGTGCTGATGCAGTTCGGCGACCAGCTCGGCGATTTCGTGCAGGTCGTGGCCAACACCCCGGACGGCCGCGCGCAGCTGCTGCAGCAGTACCACGACTGGTTCGGCGAGCGCTGGTGGATGCTGCCCAACCCCAGCTACGGGTCCTGGGAACCGGCGCTGTTCAACAACGACTTCGCGCAGCCGCGCGCCGCGCGCCACCAGGCCAAGCGCGACGCGCTGGAGCTGGCGCAGTGA
- a CDS encoding GNAT family N-acetyltransferase: protein MSTVIETPRLRLRLLEPERDAASMLALLNDPGFLAHIGDRGVRDEAQARHYLADGAVLSYAQHGFGLYAMERRDDGAWLGVAGLVLRPTLPCPDLGYALLRPYEGHGYASEAARAVLAYAQDTLALPRLCAIVSPDNARSTRLLEALGFAAQGRTRIAADAHEVELYVRDLSAAVVPSDA from the coding sequence GTGTCCACCGTGATCGAAACCCCGCGCTTGCGCCTGCGCCTGCTGGAGCCGGAGCGTGACGCCGCTTCAATGCTGGCGCTGCTCAACGACCCCGGCTTCCTGGCCCATATCGGCGACCGCGGCGTGCGCGACGAAGCCCAGGCGCGCCACTACCTCGCCGATGGCGCGGTGCTGAGCTACGCCCAGCATGGTTTCGGCCTGTATGCGATGGAACGCCGCGACGATGGCGCCTGGCTCGGCGTGGCCGGCCTGGTGCTGCGCCCGACCCTGCCCTGCCCGGATCTGGGCTACGCCCTGTTGCGGCCTTACGAAGGCCATGGCTATGCCAGCGAGGCCGCGCGTGCGGTGCTGGCGTATGCGCAGGACACCCTGGCACTGCCGCGCCTGTGCGCGATCGTATCGCCGGACAACGCGCGCTCGACCCGGCTGCTGGAGGCGCTGGGCTTCGCCGCGCAAGGCCGCACACGGATCGCGGCCGATGCGCACGAGGTGGAACTGTACGTCCGCGACTTGTCTGCCGCGGTCGTGCCGTCGGACGCTTGA
- a CDS encoding TonB-dependent receptor domain-containing protein — MKRTRSASNMPARSLLCCALATSLFAAMPAMAQTSTAILRGQVAQAQAGTEVVVTNTATGSVRRAQVAANGNYTIVGLPPGTYTVEANGVKRNVTLQVASSSTVDLDAGTTAAPGGAATTLDTVTVTAPMLKDVKTSEVGNIVSLHQIQQLPQATRNFLEFADTVPGMVFQIDGNGNTKLRGGASNASAGNLYIDGVGQKSYVKGGGIAGQSDTQGNPFPQLAIGEYKVITSNYKAEYGQISGAAITAATKSGTNEFHGEAFYRYTDQDLRDKRPDEEANGKIDSQTKEYGFSLGGPIIQDRMHFFVAYEGKENVVPKSVQAEANAQPYVGFLPANLASQIGAANMPFTEDLYFGKIDFEPTDRDRIELSGQYRDETQTGNVGGTSTPEHGTNKINKDKRANLRWQHSADNWFNELIVGTENSENNPTPKSLGNGILYKYLAPRAGSTDVDEYSFLETGSAGGLNVQRKSQKGWFLQNDLTFTSFEWHGEHTIKMGVSYKDIKLTSQDAAALNPQFSYSVDANGVAATPYRVDFIAPYTTPGQKATVVSPSKQYGIYLQDDWAATDKLMINVGVRWDYEKSPAYTDFVTSPDFVAALYADDPENPGHPWADRLLPSGINVADYISTGNNRKNFKDAWAPRLGFSYDFFGDESSVLHGGAGRSYDRNLFEQLALETSKAALSPVAVYFQNPATGQCYRADRVCTAWDPRYLNGVDQLNTIPGVSGSAELFMFNNKLKTPYSDQYSIGISNQVGDWLTDVTFQRILSYDGFAMSLINRYPDGSYFQNGSAPWGEPVPGYQNTIIGSNGLEQRSSQVLLSAEKPYTKESGWGLTLSYTHTSARQNRNIDEPYAFDKATIHDYPFVKSDAVAAHRFVASGSIDGPWGVTFGAKVVLATPEPINTIACFGHTDADGATCQQVAALPPGSGKFLVGGKIWGYRTVDFQATKEFAVYNDFKLSARVNLLNAFNFKNYSSYAYNGFGSNGRFEPDITINDTGDINYVPRTVTFEIGAKF; from the coding sequence ATGAAGAGAACGCGTTCCGCTTCCAATATGCCCGCACGCAGCCTGCTGTGCTGCGCCCTGGCGACCAGCCTGTTCGCGGCGATGCCGGCGATGGCGCAGACCAGCACCGCGATCCTGCGCGGCCAGGTCGCGCAGGCCCAGGCCGGGACCGAAGTCGTCGTCACCAACACCGCCACCGGTTCGGTGCGGCGCGCGCAGGTCGCCGCCAACGGCAACTACACCATCGTCGGCCTGCCGCCGGGCACGTATACGGTCGAAGCCAACGGCGTCAAGCGCAACGTGACGCTGCAGGTCGCCTCCTCGTCCACCGTCGACCTCGACGCCGGCACCACCGCCGCGCCGGGCGGCGCCGCGACCACGCTGGACACGGTCACCGTGACCGCGCCGATGCTCAAGGACGTCAAGACCTCCGAGGTCGGCAACATCGTTTCGCTGCACCAGATCCAGCAGCTGCCGCAGGCCACGCGCAACTTCCTCGAGTTCGCCGACACCGTGCCGGGCATGGTGTTCCAGATCGACGGCAACGGGAATACCAAGCTGCGCGGCGGCGCTTCCAACGCCAGCGCCGGCAACCTGTACATCGACGGCGTCGGCCAGAAGAGCTACGTCAAGGGCGGCGGCATCGCCGGCCAGAGCGACACCCAGGGCAATCCGTTCCCGCAGCTGGCGATCGGCGAATACAAAGTCATCACCTCCAACTACAAGGCCGAGTACGGCCAGATCAGCGGCGCGGCGATCACCGCGGCGACCAAGTCCGGCACCAACGAATTCCACGGCGAGGCGTTCTACCGCTACACCGACCAGGACCTGCGCGACAAGCGCCCGGACGAGGAAGCGAACGGCAAGATCGATTCACAGACCAAGGAATACGGCTTCTCCCTGGGCGGCCCGATCATCCAGGACCGCATGCACTTCTTCGTCGCCTACGAAGGCAAGGAGAACGTGGTGCCCAAGAGCGTGCAGGCCGAGGCGAATGCGCAGCCGTACGTCGGCTTCCTGCCCGCCAACCTGGCCAGCCAGATCGGCGCGGCGAACATGCCGTTCACCGAAGACCTGTACTTCGGCAAGATCGATTTCGAGCCGACCGACCGCGACCGCATCGAGTTGAGCGGGCAGTACCGCGACGAGACCCAGACCGGCAACGTCGGCGGCACCAGCACCCCCGAGCACGGCACCAACAAGATCAACAAGGACAAGCGCGCCAACCTGCGCTGGCAGCACAGCGCCGACAACTGGTTCAACGAGTTGATCGTCGGCACCGAGAACTCGGAGAACAACCCGACGCCCAAGAGCCTCGGCAACGGCATCCTCTACAAGTATCTCGCTCCGCGCGCCGGCTCCACCGACGTGGACGAGTACAGCTTCCTGGAGACCGGCTCGGCCGGCGGCCTCAACGTGCAGCGCAAGAGCCAGAAGGGCTGGTTCCTGCAGAACGACCTGACCTTCACCAGCTTCGAGTGGCACGGCGAGCACACCATCAAGATGGGCGTGAGCTACAAGGACATCAAGCTGACCTCGCAGGACGCGGCGGCGCTGAACCCGCAGTTCAGCTACTCGGTGGACGCCAACGGCGTCGCCGCCACGCCGTACCGCGTGGACTTCATCGCCCCGTACACCACGCCGGGCCAGAAGGCCACGGTGGTGTCGCCGTCCAAGCAGTACGGCATCTATCTGCAGGACGACTGGGCCGCGACCGACAAGCTGATGATCAACGTCGGCGTGCGCTGGGACTACGAGAAGAGCCCGGCCTACACCGACTTCGTCACCTCGCCCGACTTCGTCGCCGCGCTGTATGCCGACGATCCGGAGAACCCGGGCCATCCGTGGGCCGACCGCCTGCTGCCCAGCGGCATCAACGTGGCCGACTACATCAGCACCGGCAACAACCGCAAGAACTTCAAGGACGCCTGGGCGCCGCGCCTGGGCTTCTCCTACGACTTCTTCGGCGACGAGAGCTCGGTGCTGCACGGCGGCGCCGGCCGTTCCTACGACCGCAACCTGTTCGAGCAGTTGGCGCTGGAAACCAGCAAGGCGGCGCTGTCGCCGGTCGCGGTGTACTTCCAGAACCCGGCCACCGGCCAGTGCTACCGCGCCGACCGCGTCTGCACCGCGTGGGATCCGCGCTACCTCAACGGCGTGGACCAGCTGAACACCATTCCGGGCGTCAGCGGCAGCGCCGAGCTGTTCATGTTCAACAACAAGCTCAAGACCCCGTACAGCGACCAGTACAGCATCGGCATCAGCAACCAGGTCGGCGACTGGCTCACCGACGTGACCTTCCAGCGCATCCTCAGCTACGACGGCTTCGCCATGTCGCTGATCAACCGCTATCCGGACGGTTCCTACTTCCAGAACGGCAGCGCGCCGTGGGGCGAGCCGGTGCCCGGCTACCAGAACACCATCATCGGCAGCAACGGCCTGGAGCAGCGCAGCAGCCAGGTGCTGCTGTCGGCCGAGAAGCCGTACACCAAGGAATCCGGCTGGGGCCTGACCCTGTCCTACACCCACACCAGCGCGCGCCAGAACCGCAACATCGACGAGCCGTACGCGTTCGACAAGGCGACGATCCACGACTATCCGTTCGTGAAGTCCGATGCCGTGGCCGCGCACCGCTTCGTCGCCTCCGGTTCGATCGACGGGCCGTGGGGCGTCACCTTCGGCGCCAAGGTGGTGCTGGCCACGCCCGAGCCGATCAACACCATCGCCTGCTTCGGCCATACCGACGCCGATGGCGCGACCTGCCAGCAGGTGGCGGCGCTTCCGCCGGGCAGCGGCAAGTTCCTGGTCGGCGGCAAGATCTGGGGCTACCGCACGGTGGACTTCCAGGCCACCAAGGAGTTCGCCGTGTACAACGACTTCAAGCTGTCGGCGCGGGTGAACCTGCTCAACGCCTTCAACTTCAAGAACTACTCGTCGTATGCGTACAACGGCTTCGGCAGCAACGGGCGTTTCGAGCCGGACATCACCATCAACGATACCGGCGACATCAACTACGTGCCGCGCACCGTGACCTTCGAGATCGGCGCCAAGTTCTGA
- a CDS encoding alginate lyase family protein, whose product MQRLWPTEQQWRQLGTDSDAAVAQLRLAGAALHATARPIAVLSTAGRLKGDPVKASTEASLGDMRQIQALAVAYALTGEERYATKAGDYLGRWAAVNQPSGQPIDETGLEPAIFAYRIVRKALPTDTRHDVDDWMRRIARAEIASRDPRRKTATNNWHSHRLKSVGLIGIALDDDALIAYARDGFKQQIGDNLRADGQSIDFIERDALSYHVYDLRPLVTLALAFSERGEDLYRWQARNGASLARSVQWLLPYVRGDKTHAEFVGSDVAFDKARSRNGEAGHVVGSAYAPRDALPLLALTAAYDPDSARLATQLAGSTADLRLALSLLPMPPPSSAK is encoded by the coding sequence ATGCAGCGCCTCTGGCCGACCGAACAGCAATGGCGCCAACTCGGGACCGACAGCGACGCGGCTGTCGCACAGCTGCGCCTGGCCGGCGCGGCGCTGCACGCCACCGCGCGCCCCATCGCCGTGCTGAGCACCGCCGGCCGGCTGAAAGGCGACCCGGTCAAGGCGAGCACCGAAGCGAGCCTGGGCGACATGCGCCAGATCCAGGCACTCGCCGTGGCCTATGCCCTGACCGGCGAGGAGCGTTATGCGACCAAGGCCGGTGATTATCTCGGCCGATGGGCCGCCGTGAACCAGCCTAGCGGCCAACCCATCGACGAGACCGGCCTGGAGCCGGCGATCTTCGCCTACCGCATCGTCAGGAAGGCATTGCCCACCGACACCCGCCATGACGTCGACGACTGGATGCGGCGCATCGCGCGCGCCGAGATCGCGTCGCGCGATCCCAGGCGCAAGACCGCCACCAACAACTGGCACAGCCATCGCCTGAAGAGCGTCGGCCTGATCGGCATCGCGCTGGACGACGACGCCTTGATCGCCTACGCCAGGGACGGATTCAAGCAACAGATCGGCGACAACCTGCGCGCCGACGGCCAGAGCATCGACTTCATCGAGCGCGATGCGCTGTCCTACCATGTCTATGACCTGCGCCCCCTGGTGACGCTTGCCCTGGCCTTCTCCGAGCGCGGCGAAGACCTGTATCGCTGGCAGGCGCGCAACGGCGCCTCGCTCGCGCGCAGCGTGCAATGGCTGCTGCCCTATGTGCGCGGCGACAAGACCCATGCCGAATTCGTCGGCAGCGACGTCGCCTTCGACAAGGCCCGCTCGCGCAACGGCGAAGCCGGCCACGTGGTCGGCAGCGCCTACGCCCCGCGCGACGCATTGCCGTTGCTGGCGTTGACCGCCGCCTACGATCCCGACAGCGCCCGCCTGGCGACGCAGCTCGCCGGCAGCACGGCGGACCTGCGCCTGGCCTTGAGCCTGCTGCCGATGCCGCCGCCGTCGAGCGCCAAGTAG
- a CDS encoding YceH family protein, giving the protein MTTDAPPPPVLSAVEARALGCLIEKEATTPDAYPLTVNATVVAANQKTSREPVLSLSPGDVQHALRQLEGHGLARQQFSSRAVRYEHRLAAALDLTQQQVILIGLLLLRGPQTANELLARSERMARFADAEDVRHQLERLAQRQLAVQLPRASGQREDRYMHLLGGPIDADALAATFKARPAASGNDELEARVQALEAEVAELREIVAGLQAQGGTP; this is encoded by the coding sequence ATGACGACCGATGCGCCGCCGCCTCCCGTTCTCTCCGCCGTCGAGGCCCGCGCGCTGGGCTGCCTGATCGAAAAGGAGGCCACCACGCCGGATGCGTATCCGCTCACGGTCAATGCGACCGTGGTGGCGGCCAACCAGAAGACCTCGCGCGAGCCGGTGCTGTCGCTGAGTCCGGGCGATGTGCAGCATGCGCTGCGCCAGTTGGAAGGGCACGGGCTGGCGCGGCAGCAGTTCTCCTCGCGCGCGGTGCGCTACGAGCATCGCCTGGCGGCGGCCTTGGATCTGACCCAGCAGCAGGTGATCCTGATCGGGCTGCTGTTGCTGCGCGGCCCGCAGACGGCGAACGAGTTGCTGGCGCGGTCCGAGCGCATGGCGCGCTTCGCCGATGCCGAGGACGTGCGGCACCAGCTGGAGCGTCTGGCGCAACGCCAGTTGGCGGTGCAGTTGCCGCGCGCCAGCGGCCAGCGCGAGGATCGCTACATGCATCTGCTCGGCGGGCCGATCGATGCGGACGCGCTGGCGGCGACGTTCAAGGCGCGTCCGGCGGCGTCGGGCAACGACGAACTGGAAGCGCGGGTGCAGGCGCTGGAGGCCGAGGTGGCGGAGCTGCGCGAGATCGTCGCCGGGCTGCAGGCGCAGGGCGGTACGCCGTAG
- the pyrF gene encoding orotidine-5'-phosphate decarboxylase, with translation MSRAPLPLQARERLIFALDVPDRAEALAWIERLDDAVAFYKIGMELLASGEYFDVLETLAARGKRVFVDLKFFDIPATVGGVIRRLSQWPVDYCTIHGWHPAMMQAAAAANGGDMRLLAVTVLTSMGRADLASMGIDRDPQDVVVERALAAQAAGIDGVIASGQEAAPIRRATGAGFSIVCPGIRPGGPVGDDQQRTVGVAQAFADGADAIVVGRPIRQAADPRAAAEAIQREIADTLAAMTSR, from the coding sequence GTGAGCCGCGCGCCGCTGCCGCTGCAGGCGCGCGAACGGCTGATCTTCGCCCTGGACGTGCCCGACCGCGCCGAGGCGCTGGCGTGGATCGAGCGGCTCGACGACGCGGTGGCGTTCTACAAGATCGGCATGGAACTGCTGGCCTCCGGCGAGTACTTCGACGTGCTGGAGACGCTGGCCGCACGCGGCAAGCGCGTGTTCGTGGACCTGAAGTTCTTCGACATCCCGGCCACCGTCGGCGGGGTGATCCGGCGCCTGTCGCAGTGGCCGGTGGACTACTGCACGATCCACGGCTGGCACCCGGCGATGATGCAGGCCGCGGCCGCCGCCAACGGCGGCGACATGCGCCTGCTGGCGGTGACCGTGCTGACCTCGATGGGCCGCGCCGACCTGGCGTCGATGGGCATCGACCGCGACCCGCAGGACGTCGTGGTGGAGCGTGCCCTGGCCGCGCAGGCCGCGGGCATCGACGGGGTCATCGCCTCCGGCCAGGAAGCGGCGCCGATCCGCCGCGCCACCGGCGCCGGCTTCTCGATCGTGTGCCCGGGCATCCGCCCCGGCGGCCCGGTCGGCGACGACCAGCAGCGCACCGTGGGCGTGGCCCAGGCCTTCGCCGACGGCGCCGATGCGATCGTGGTCGGCCGCCCGATCCGCCAGGCCGCCGACCCGCGCGCCGCCGCCGAGGCGATCCAGCGCGAGATCGCCGACACCCTGGCGGCGATGACGTCGCGCTGA